A genomic region of Antennarius striatus isolate MH-2024 chromosome 16, ASM4005453v1, whole genome shotgun sequence contains the following coding sequences:
- the LOC137609998 gene encoding tripartite motif-containing protein 16-like, which yields MATLGRNNEENVKECQHSWNMKDKPMDAPSDSPDNLLCPDVLCDSCIDSPSVALKSCLTCLVSYCQAHLRPHLENNKFQNHCLVDPLHNFDCQTCEVHQIPLERFCLKDGCCVCRDCENLEHEGHVTASVGEARKQIEAELQRKREEISNSTSAAEKAIEKLQTNNNVIKTSVQEVCVLVEEQFARLQTSVEEARKGAMQSLDGEKRTALRQAESIQAHLEQSKAELMKSMVQINKLLKSKSDADFLLEYSEWKKGAADVRLPAVHTNSMGHLASYVQVVTDMTQELCELILSSFREKLDLVLKSGTKSLVPKFHPSSLPDPETREDFVTYTRRLTFDPDTTHRFLRVMEDNRKLTNTSPWQHSYPDHPDRFEYWRQALTVESLYQGRHYNEAELKGEGAHIGVTYRSIDRKADQSTSCITSNDFSWCVGRHSRGFSAWHDGVETPLGATDVTKVGLYVDFHKGSVSFYDVSSAMRLLHKYTSHFTEPLYVTAWLSKKDNIVLLVDTT from the exons ATGGCGACTCTCGGCAGAAACAATGAAGAGAATGTGAAGGAGTGTCAGCACAGCTGGAATATGAAGGACAAACCTATGGATGCTCCTTCTGATTCACCGGACAACCTCCTCTGCCCGGATGTGTTATGTGACTCCTGCATAGACAGTCCCAGCGTGGCCCTCAAATCCTGCCTGACCTGTCTGGTTTCTTACTGCCAGGCCCATCTCAGACCACACCTGGAGAACAACAAATTCCAAAACCACTGTCTGGTGGATCCCCTCCATAACTTTGACTGTCAGACCTGTGAAGTTCATCAAATTCCTCTTGAACGCTTCTGTCTGAAAGATGGGTGCTGTGTGTGTCGTGATTGTGAGAACCTGGAGCATGAAGGACATGTAACTGCATCTGTGGGAGAGGCACGCAAACAGATTGAG GCtgagctgcagaggaagagagaagagatcagTAATAGTACATCAGCTGCTGAGAAAGCAATTGAAAAGCTACAGACTAACAACAATGTGATTAAG ACTTCAGTGCAGGAGGTTTGTGTTCTTGTTGAAGAGCAGTTTGCCAGGTTGCAGACATCTGTAGAGGAGGCCAGAAAAGGGGCAATGCAATCACTGGACGGGGAGAAAAGAACGGCgctcagacaggcagagagCATCCAAGCACATCTGGAGCAGAGCAAGGCAGAGCTGATGAAAAGCATGGTTCAAATCAACAAACTGTTAAAGAGCAAGTCCGATGCTGACTTCCTGCtg GAGTATTCAGAGTGGAAGAAAGGAGCTGCAGACGTACGTCTACCTGctgtacacacaaacagcatGGGCCACCTAGCCTCCTATGTCCAAGTAGTAACGGACATGACACAGGAGCTGTGTGAGCTGATCCTCTCCTCCTTTAGGGAGAAACTTGACTTAGTCCTGAAAagcg GAACTAAATCCCTGGTGCCAAAATTTCACCCTTCATCTCTGCCTGACCCTGAGACACGGGAGGACTTTGTGACAT ACACCAGGagattgacctttgacccagacACCACCCATCGCTTCCTACGTGTAATGGAGGACAATAGAAAGTTGACCAACACCAGCCCCTGGCAGCACAGTTACCCAGATCACCCTGATCGCTTTGAATACTGGCGTCAAGCGCTGACTGTGGAGAGCCTTTACCAAGGGAGGCACTACAATGAAGCAGAACTGAAAGGGGAAGGTGCTCACATAGGAGTCACGTATAGAAGTATTGATCGCAAGGCAGACCAGAGCACCAGCTGCATCACTAGCAATGACTTCTCCTGGTGCGTGGGAAGACACAGCCGAGGTTTCTCTGCTTGGCACGATGGTGTGGAAACGCCCTTGGGAGCCACTGATGTCACAAAAGTCGGCCTCTACGTTGATTTTCACAAAGGCTCTGTGTCCTTCTACGATGTCAGCAGTGCTATGAGACTGCTTCACAAGTACACAAGTCATTTCACAGAGCCCTTATATGTCACGGCCTGGCTGTCAAAGAAAGACAATATTGTTCTTCTGGTTGATACAACATGA
- the LOC137609514 gene encoding protein HID1-like produces MGSSDSKLNFRKAVIQLTTKTQPVEATDDAFWDQFWADTSTTVQDVFALVPAAEIRAVREESPSNLATLCYKAVEKLVQGAESGCPTERDKQVILNCTRILSRILPYIFEDQDWRGFFWSTVPGAGRAGTDELDDDDGARPLAESLLLAIADLLFCPDFTVHSHKRGPDSVESMQSIDSCEYIWEAGVGFAQSPPLNYIHDLNRTELLRLLLTCFSEAMYLPPTSDNSVLNPWVTFFCSTENRHALPLFTSVLNVVCAYDPVGYGIPYNHLLFSDYREQLVEQAVQILIVTLEHDGGVPHRPPSPSSIEEQESTGPENLFVNYLSRIHREEDFDFVLKGLARLLTNPLAQTYLPNSTKKIQFHQELLVLFWKLCDFNKKFLFFVLKSSDVLDILVPILYYLNDARADQSRVGLMHIGVFILLLLSGERNFGVRLNKPYSIHVPMDIPVFTGTHADLLIVVFHKIITTGHQRLQPLFDCLLTIIVNVSPYLKSLSMVAANKLLHLLEAFSTSWFLFSACQNHHLVFFLLEAFNNIIQYQFDGNCNLVYAIIRKRNAFHQLANLPSDSASIQKSLQRKRKSPDVISRTSSQETVSMEGSHPAVPAEPGTLKASLVAIPGIDKLTEKSQVSEDGTMVSVPKKDSTQTLHTDQSAVAGTSDTESNSGRDNEDVFYTEAEMEIRCLSSSSSTSLWAPTPDWVLSWKCKLPLQTIMRLLQVLVPQVEKICIDKGLTDESEILKFLQHGTLVGLLPVPHPILIRKYQANAGTAMWFRTYMWGVVYLRNVDPPIWYDTDVRLFEIQRM; encoded by the exons cCTGTTGAAGCCACAGATGATGCCTTCTGGGACCAGTTCTGGGCCGACACCAGCACCACAGTCCAGGATGTTTTTGCACTTGTGCCAGCAGCAGAGATAAGAGCTGTTCGGGAGGAGTCACCCTCAAACCTTGCAACCCTCTGCTATAAG GCTGTGGAGAAGCTGGTGCAAGGTGCAGAGTCTGGCTGTCCCACTGAGAGGGACAAGCAGGTGATCCTGAACTGTACTCGCATCCTGAGTCGCATCCTACCGTACATCTTTGAGGACCAAGACTGGAGAGGGTTCTTTTGGTCGACTGTACCCGGGGCAGGACGAGCAGGG ACAGATGAgctggatgatgatgacggAGCTCGACCTTTGGCTGAGTCGCTGCTCCTGGCCATTGCTGACCTGCTCTTCTGCCCTGACTTTACTGTACACAGCCACAAAAGAGGACCT GACTCCGTAGAGAGCATGCAGTCAATAGACAGCTGTGAATACATCTGGGAGGCGGGGGTGGGCTTTGCTCAGTCTCCACCTCTAAACTACATCCATGACCTGAACAG GACAGAGCTGCTGAGGTTGTTGCTCACCTGCTTCTCGGAGGCCATGTATCTGCCTCCAACATCGGACAACAGTGTCCTCAATCCCTGGGTGACTTTCTTCTGCTCTACAGAAAATAG ACATGCTCTCCCTCTGTTCACCTCTGTGCTGAATGTGGTGTGTGCCTACGACCCCGTGGGCTACGGCATCCCGTATAACCACCTGCTTTTCTCCGACTACCGGGAGCAGCTGGTGGAACAGGCGGTGCAGATCCTCATTGTGACGCTGGAGCACGATGGAGGGGTTCCCCATCGGCCACCCTCCCCATCCAGCATAGAGGAGCAAGAA TCCACAGGACCAGAGAACCTGTTTGTGAACTATCTGTCGAGGATTCACAGAGAGGAG GACTTTGACTTTGTATTGAAGGGCCTAGCTCGTCTGCTCACCAACCCATTAGCGCAGACTTACCTACCTAATTCTACCAAGAAGATCCAGTTCCACCAAGAGCTGCTGGTGCTTTTCTGGAAGCTTTGCGACTTTAATAAG AAATTCCTGTTTTTTGTGCTGAAGAGCAGTGATGTGCTGGATATTCTGGTTCCAATACTGTATTATCTGAACGATGCCAGGGCCGACCAGT CCCGTGTTGGACTCATGCACATCGGTGTGTTCATTTTACTGCTGCTAAGCGGGGAGAGAAACTTTGGTGTGCGCTTGAATAAACCCTACTCCATTCACGTGCCTATGGACATCCCAGTGTTCACCGGGACTCACGCAGATCTGCTCATAGTG GTGTTTCACAAGATTATCACCACAGGCCACCAGCGTCTCCAGCCTTTGTTTGACTGCCTTCTCACTATTATTGTAAATG TATCTCCTTACTTGAAGAGCCTGTCCATGGTGGCGGCCAATAAATTGCTCCACCTGCTGGAGGCCTTCTCCACCAGCTGGTTCCTGTTCTCTGCATGCCAGAACCACCACCTTGTATTCTTCCTCCTTGAAGCTTTCAACAATATTATCCAGTACCAATTTGATG GAAACTGTAACCTGGTGTATGCCATCATACGCAAACGTAACGCGTTCCACCAGTTGGCCAACCTGCCCTCAGACTCTGCTTCCATCCAGAAGTCtttgcagaggaagaggaagtctcCAGATGTCATTTCCCGCACCAGCTCACAGGAGACAGTGTCCATGGAGGGCTCTCACCCCGCTGTACCGGCGGAGCCTGGCACACTGAAGGCCAGTTTGGTCGCTATTCCAG GTATCGATAAACTGACTGAGAAGTCCCAGGTATCAGAAGACGGCACCATGGTGTCGGTTCCAAAGAAAGACTCCACCCAAACGCTCCACACAGACCAAAGTGCTGTGGCTGGAACCAGCGACACAGAGTCAAACTCAGGCCGGGACAatgaa GATGTTTTCTACACTGAAGCAGAGATGGAGATAAGATGTTTGTCAAGTTCATCTTCCACTTCGCTCTGGGCTCCCACACCAGACTGG GTTCTCTCCTGGAAGTGTAAACTACCGCTGCAGACTATAATGCGACTCCTACAAGTGCTAGTTCCCCAGGTGGAGAAAATCTGCATTGATAA GGGTCTCACAGATGAGTCTGAGATCCTGAAGTTTCTCCAGCATGGCACCTTAGTTGGTCTGCTGCCTGTTCCTCACCCCATCCTCATCAGAAAGTATCAGGCCAACGCAGGCACCGCCATGTGGTTTCGCACCTACATGTGGGGGGTGGTCTATTTGCG AAATGTGGACCCTCCTATCTGGTATGACACAGATGTCCGCCTCTTTGAGATCCAGAGGATGTAG
- the ush1ga gene encoding pre-mRNA splicing regulator USH1G encodes MNDRYHKAARDGHLDLLKEATRRDLNAPDEDGMTPTLWAAYHGNLEALRLIVARGGNPDKCDIWGNTPLHLAAANGHHNCLFFLVSFGANIWCLDNDYHTPLDMAAMKNHMDCVRYLDAVAAKQTGLNAKLVSKLKDRAFRDAERRIKECAKMQKKHHKRMERKFHKDVSEASASDVMSMSSYTSSSISHKLRNYNTANVSVPYSQATLHATNRGKAKIQKKLERRKQGDGTFKIYEDGRKSVRSLSGLQLSNDVMFVKQGTYINPKDRGYRNVRDMFPRDNYDAISRAMSEPDLHGPDVDYSEISTDSGHDSLFNRPGLGTMVFRRNYVSGGMFDLGSRDEVNVDQPDSDVRLHSRLQQYLSPDADSIGSAHSLQERNMEELPWEDIELGLDDDDEPENSSLEVFLASQSMREFFSIFKREKIDLEALLLCSDQDLKSIHIPLGPRKKILDACKRRLETIEDPECIEDTDL; translated from the exons ATGAATGACAGGTACCACAAGGCGGCCCGGGACGGCCACCTGGACCTGCTAAAGGAGGCGACTCGGAGGGATCTCAACGCGCCGGATGAGGATGGCATGACACCGACGTTATGGGCGGCTTATCATGGCAACCTGGAGGCTCTGCGACTGATCGTGGCCAGGGG AGGAAACCCTGATAAATGTGACATATGGGGGAACACACCGCTCCACCTAGCAGCCGCCAACGGACACCACAATTGTCTTTTCTTCCTGGTGTCTTTCGGTGCCAACATATGGTGCCTGGACAATGACTACCACACTCCATTGGACATGGCTGCCATGAAGAATCACATGGATTGTGTCCGCTACCTGGATGCCGTTGCTGCCAAGCAGACGGGCCTCAATGCCAAACTGGTCAGCAAACTGAAGGACCGGGCATTTCGAGATGCTGAGCGGCGAATCAAAGAGTGTGCAAAGATGCAGAAGAAACACCACAAACGCATGGAGCGGAAGTTTCATAAAGACGTATCTGAGGCATCTGCCTCAGATGTCATGAGCATGTCCAGTTACACCAGCAGCTCAATAAGCCACAAGCTGCGCAACTATAATACAGCCAATGTCAGTGTGCCATACTCGCAG GCTACTCTCCATGCCACAAACCGAGGGAAGGCAAAGATACAGAAGAAACTAGAGAGGAGGAAACAAGGAGATGGAACCTTTAAAATCTATGAAGATGGGAGGAAGAGTGTGCGTTCCCTCTCTGGACTTCAGCTGAGCAATGATGTTATGTTTGTAAAACAGGGCACTTACATTAATCCAAAAGACCGCGGATACCGCAATGTTCGCGACATGTTCCCTAGAGACAATTATGATGCCATTTCACGTGCCATGAGCGAGCCAGACCTCCACGGGCCTGATGTGGATTACTCTGAAATTAGCACAGACTCAGGACATGATTCCCTGTTCAACCGGCCAGGTCTGGGCACCATGGTTTTTAGGAGGAACTATGTAAGTGGGGGAATGTTTGATTTGGGTAGTCGGGATGAAGTCAACGTGGACCAGCCAGACAGTGATGTGCGTTTACACAGTCGGCTGCAGCAATACCTTAGTCCAGATGCAGACAGCATCGGCAGTGCACACAGCCTACAGGAAAGAAACATGGAAGAGCTACCTTGGGAAGACATTGAATTAGggctggatgatgatgatgaacctGAAAATAGCTCTCTGGAGGTCTTTCTAGCCTCACAGAgcatgagggagtttttctccATCTTCAAGAGGGAGAAGATTGACCTTGAAGCACTGTTGCTGTGCTCTGACCAAGACCTTAAGAGTATCCATATCCCCTTAGGACCAAGGAAAAAGATCTTAGATGCCTGCAAGAGACGACTTGAGACCATAGAGGACCCGGAATGTATTGAGGACACAGACCTGTGA
- the amn gene encoding protein amnionless encodes MLRTLDVLLLLCLTGAVNALYKQWIPDTNYENETNWDKKHVPCGSDVAVFSSERKVSVFVETKHAVHEMRLPANGEFILNSGAGFYVVSGQDPGCGAGVTTKFKDSESLEWFDPALWQAASSLGDLQSGNFLFSVHEESVPCRYDDVVFKKLSSFRVDTSSSQTNIPVKSVSVLGKMFQDKPNFSQYLSSRSGRLQFHGSSAVTVGEPGCDDPTGCNCGNTVNRQQICRTVTCAPVNCEKPLLPEGHCCDICGAIVTINYAAGFKLQTYRDRIHNLFLTLPKYESIQLGISKVLKSQKLMGILPFGTTPEIQVVILDGENGKQAASLAQDIVRDALSHGSDIGVAQAKFQASSGGGQHGGIAGVVAGAVVGVLALIALIIVLVLLVHKEVIRMPSLSTLASLRHFQRRNGTTDLDGTPDHGYDNPMFDNPSMLPDIVGLYGGKDINTISFTPTGIHFVNPVYDENETEFNA; translated from the coding sequence ATGCTGAGAACGCTAGACGTGCTCCTTCTCCTGTGTCTCACCGGGGCAGTGAATGCCCTTTACAAACAGTGGATTCCTGACACCAACTATGAGAATGAGACCAACTGGGACAAAAAACATGTCCCGTGTGGCAGTGACGTAGCTGTCTTTTCATCTGAGAGAaaagtgtctgtgtttgtggagACCAAGCACGCCGTGCATGAGATGAGGCTACCAGCTAATGGGGAGTTCATCCTGAATTCAGGAGCTGGATTTTATGTTGTGAGTGGACAAGATCCAGGCTGTGGAGCAGGAGTCACGACCAAGTTTAAAGATTCAGAGTCTCTTGAGTGGTTTGACCCAGCGCTCTGGCAGGCAGCTTCAAGTTTGGGTGACCTGCAAAGTGGAAATTTCTTATTCTCAGTCCATGAAGAAAGTGTCCCTTGTAGGTATGATGatgtggtttttaaaaaactttcctCTTTCCGGGTGGACACCAGCTCCAGTCAGACTAACATTCCTGTCAAATCTGTGTCAGTGCTGGGGAAGATGTTTCAAGACAAGCCTAACTTCTCCCAGTATCTCAGCTCACGCTCAGGTAGGCTACAGTTTCATGGATCCTCTGCAGTTACCGTTGGAGAACCGGGCTGTGATGATCCTACCGGCTGTAACTGCGGAAATACTGTAAACCGTCAGCAGATCTGTCGCACTGTAACCTGTGCACCTGTGAACTGTGAGAAGCCTCTCCTACCTGAAGGACACTGCTGTGATATCTGCGGAGCCATCGTCACTATTAACTACGCTGCTGGTTTCAAACTGCAAACTTACAGGGATCGAATCCATAATCTCTTTCTTACCCTGCCAAAATATGAATCCATTCAGCTGGGCATTTCGAAAGTCTTGAAATCGCAAAAGTTGATGGGGATTCTTCCTTTTGGAACCACACCTGAGATCCAGGTGGTTATCCTCGATGGAGAGAATGGGAAACAGGCAGCATCTCTGGCCCAGGATATTGTTAGAGATGCCCTATCCCATGGTTCTGACATTGGTGTAGCTCAGGCTAAATTTCAAGCCTCCTCTGGGGGTGGTCAGCATGGAGGCATCGCTGGGGTAGTGGCTGGAGCTGTGGTTGGCGTTTTAGCACTGATTGCACTCATCATTGTCTTGGTTCTCCTGGTCCATAAAGAGGTCATTCGAATGCCATCATTGTCTACGCTGGCATCTCTACGACACTTTCAGAGAAGAAATGGCACCACGGATCTTGATGGGACTCCCGACCATGGCTATGATAACCCTATGTTTGACAATCCCAGCATGCTGCCTGATATTGTTGGCCTGTACGGGGGTAAAGATATTAACACAATTTCTTTTACACCAACAGGCATACACTTTGTAAATCCGGTATATGATGAGAATGAAACAGAATTTAATGCCTGA